From Gemmatimonadota bacterium, a single genomic window includes:
- the sucD gene encoding succinate--CoA ligase subunit alpha, producing MSIFVNASTRLVVQGITGRDGSFHSKQMLAYGTNVVAGVTPGKGGQQFEAKVPVFDTVAEAVQTTGANTSVIYVPPPFAAAAIAEAADAGIAFIVCITEGIPVLDMTKVMPFVRDKGARLLGPNCPGLITPGVAKVGIIPGNICLPGRVGLVSRSGTLTYEVVNQLTKHGIGQSTCVGIGGDPVIGTNFIDVLAAFQADPDTDAIVMMGEIGGTDEQKAAEFIAQQVTKPVVGFIAGQTAPPGRRMGHAGAIVSGSSGTAAEKIAAFKAAGVSVMERPADVVQLIQQRLK from the coding sequence ATGAGCATTTTCGTCAACGCCTCGACCCGCTTGGTGGTCCAAGGCATTACCGGACGGGACGGGTCGTTCCACTCGAAGCAAATGCTGGCGTATGGCACCAACGTGGTCGCCGGGGTCACGCCGGGGAAGGGCGGCCAGCAATTTGAAGCCAAGGTCCCCGTATTCGATACCGTCGCCGAGGCCGTCCAAACCACCGGAGCAAACACCTCGGTCATCTATGTGCCGCCGCCCTTCGCCGCTGCGGCCATTGCGGAGGCCGCTGACGCCGGGATCGCCTTCATCGTCTGCATTACCGAGGGCATTCCGGTTCTCGACATGACGAAGGTCATGCCGTTCGTTCGGGACAAGGGCGCCCGGCTGCTCGGGCCGAACTGCCCGGGGCTCATTACCCCCGGGGTGGCCAAGGTCGGGATCATCCCCGGCAACATCTGCTTGCCGGGCCGCGTCGGTCTGGTGTCCCGAAGCGGTACCCTGACCTACGAGGTCGTCAACCAGCTCACCAAGCACGGGATTGGCCAGAGCACCTGCGTTGGAATCGGCGGCGATCCGGTCATCGGCACCAACTTCATCGACGTGCTCGCCGCGTTCCAGGCCGACCCTGACACCGACGCCATTGTCATGATGGGCGAAATCGGCGGAACGGACGAGCAGAAGGCCGCGGAATTCATTGCCCAGCAGGTGACCAAGCCGGTGGTCGGATTCATTGCCGGACAGACCGCGCCGCCGGGACGCCGGATGGGCCACGCCGGCGCGATCGTCTCGGGGTCGTCCGGAACGGCCGCCGAAAAGATCGCGGCGTTCAAAGCCGCCGGCGTCAGCGTGATGGAGCGTCCCGCCGACGTCGTTCAACTGATCCAACAGCGCCTGAAATAA
- the fabG gene encoding 3-oxoacyl-[acyl-carrier-protein] reductase, which yields MTVAIDLTGQVAFVTGSTRGIGRGIAAALHQAGASVAVVGRNPDQAAAVASELGPRTVGVACDVADRAAVEAAIAAAEKALGPISILVNNAGLTRDNLLIRLADDDWNQVLDANLKGAFYTTKTVIRGMMKRRAGRIINITSIVGITGNKGQANYAASKAGLIGFTKSVAKEYASRGVTANCVAPGFIETDMTAALPQEARDALLSQIALGRLGQPSDIAGAVLFLASDLARYVTGQVLVVDGGMVI from the coding sequence ATGACCGTCGCAATCGACCTCACCGGCCAGGTGGCTTTTGTCACCGGCAGCACCCGTGGAATCGGGCGGGGCATTGCGGCCGCGCTTCACCAAGCAGGCGCCTCCGTCGCGGTAGTAGGCCGAAATCCGGACCAAGCCGCCGCCGTGGCCTCGGAATTGGGGCCCCGGACGGTCGGGGTGGCCTGCGACGTGGCCGACCGCGCGGCGGTCGAGGCCGCGATCGCCGCGGCGGAAAAGGCCCTCGGACCGATCTCGATCCTGGTGAACAACGCCGGGCTCACCCGGGACAACCTGCTGATCCGACTGGCCGACGACGATTGGAACCAGGTGCTGGACGCCAACCTCAAGGGCGCCTTCTACACCACCAAAACCGTGATCCGCGGGATGATGAAACGCCGGGCCGGCCGGATCATCAACATCACCAGCATCGTCGGCATCACGGGCAACAAGGGCCAAGCCAACTACGCGGCCAGCAAGGCCGGGTTGATCGGCTTCACGAAGTCCGTCGCCAAGGAATACGCTAGCCGGGGGGTCACGGCCAATTGTGTCGCCCCCGGCTTCATCGAGACCGACATGACCGCCGCCTTGCCTCAAGAGGCCAGGGACGCGTTATTATCTCAAATCGCGCTCGGCCGGCTGGGGCAACCCTCCGACATTGCCGGTGCGGTGCTCTTCCTCGCTTCCGATCTTGCCCGCTACGTCACCGGTCAGGTGCTCGTCGTGGACGGAGGCATGGTCATTTAA
- a CDS encoding ADP-forming succinate--CoA ligase subunit beta translates to MNLHEYQARELLKVHGVPMFDGGVASTPDEATAIARRLGGTVVVKAQVHSGGRGKAGGVKLAQTPDETKEHATRILGMTIKGLVVEKVLVVPAADIVTECYVGLIMDRESQRPLFMVSPAGGVDIEEVAAKTPEQIHRLAVDPRYGLLPHQALGLALKLYQNFDQVRAAAKIMEQLYAAFMANGASLAEINPLATTPDGKVLALDAKISIDDNELDRRRDLAALRDETAEAPSEVAARKANLTFIKLDGNVGCVVNGAGLAMATMDLVKYYGGEPANFLDIGGSSNPEKVVDALKIITADPAVKVILFNIFGGITRTDDVANGIVTATRQFKVEVPIVIRLTGTNEKEAIKILEGVGMKALNDMDEAVKQAVALAKGAK, encoded by the coding sequence GTGAACCTCCACGAGTACCAAGCCCGCGAACTACTCAAGGTTCACGGAGTCCCGATGTTCGATGGCGGGGTGGCCTCCACCCCCGACGAGGCCACTGCAATTGCGCGCCGGCTCGGCGGCACGGTCGTCGTCAAAGCGCAAGTGCATTCCGGGGGCCGCGGGAAGGCCGGCGGGGTCAAATTGGCCCAGACCCCCGACGAAACGAAGGAACACGCCACTCGCATTCTCGGCATGACCATCAAGGGCCTGGTGGTTGAAAAGGTCTTGGTGGTTCCCGCGGCCGACATCGTCACCGAATGCTACGTCGGGTTGATCATGGACCGCGAGTCGCAACGGCCGCTGTTTATGGTGAGCCCGGCTGGAGGGGTCGACATCGAGGAAGTGGCCGCCAAGACGCCCGAGCAGATTCACCGCCTGGCGGTCGATCCCCGGTACGGACTCCTTCCGCACCAGGCGTTAGGTCTGGCCCTCAAGTTGTACCAGAACTTCGACCAAGTGCGGGCGGCCGCGAAGATCATGGAGCAACTCTACGCGGCCTTTATGGCCAACGGAGCCTCCCTGGCCGAGATCAACCCGCTCGCGACGACCCCGGACGGCAAAGTCCTGGCCCTCGACGCCAAAATCTCGATCGACGACAATGAACTCGATCGGCGCCGGGATCTCGCCGCCCTGCGCGACGAAACCGCCGAGGCTCCGAGCGAAGTTGCCGCCCGAAAGGCCAACCTCACGTTCATCAAGCTCGACGGCAATGTCGGCTGCGTCGTGAACGGAGCGGGCCTGGCAATGGCCACTATGGACCTGGTCAAGTACTACGGCGGCGAACCGGCCAACTTCTTGGACATCGGCGGGAGCTCCAACCCGGAGAAAGTGGTCGACGCGCTCAAGATCATCACCGCCGATCCGGCCGTGAAAGTCATCCTGTTCAATATCTTCGGCGGCATTACCCGGACCGACGACGTGGCCAACGGTATCGTAACGGCCACCCGGCAGTTCAAGGTCGAGGTCCCGATCGTCATTCGCCTGACCGGCACCAACGAGAAGGAAGCGATCAAGATTCTCGAAGGGGTCGGCATGAAAGCACTGAACGACATGGATGAGGCCGTCAAGCAGGCGGTCGCGCTCGCCAAGGGGGCCAAATGA
- the fabD gene encoding [acyl-carrier-protein] S-malonyltransferase, producing the protein MVTVLLFPGQGAQKVGMAKDLADRFPAARQTLESIDQALGFPLSRIMTEGPEDALQQTSNTQPAILAHSAAVLTLVAGRLGPVSGAAGHSLGEYSAYVAAGALSALDAARLVRRRGELMQEAGSQRPGAMAAVLGMASDEVVAQCSAVSTPGDVAVAANLNAPDQTVISGDPGAVDRAGTACKAAGAKRVLPLKVSGAFHSPLMAPAVPGLAAALAAVPFADPAFPIMANASAAAVTTAALAKRRLEEQLTAPVRWIECVRALAALAPVVRFVEIGPGKVLGGLVKRIVDDAEYVGLGTADEVEAFLR; encoded by the coding sequence ATGGTAACCGTCCTGCTATTCCCCGGGCAGGGCGCCCAGAAAGTCGGGATGGCCAAGGATTTGGCCGACCGGTTTCCGGCCGCCCGCCAAACCCTCGAGTCCATCGATCAAGCGTTAGGCTTTCCGCTCAGTCGGATCATGACCGAAGGCCCCGAGGATGCGCTCCAACAAACCAGCAACACCCAGCCCGCCATTCTCGCCCATTCCGCGGCCGTATTGACCCTGGTGGCCGGCCGGCTCGGGCCCGTCAGCGGCGCCGCCGGCCACAGCCTCGGCGAATACTCGGCCTACGTGGCCGCGGGGGCCCTGTCCGCCCTCGATGCCGCCCGGCTGGTCCGGCGCCGCGGCGAACTCATGCAAGAAGCCGGAAGCCAGCGGCCCGGCGCGATGGCGGCCGTCTTGGGAATGGCCAGCGACGAGGTCGTGGCGCAGTGTTCCGCGGTGTCAACGCCGGGCGACGTGGCCGTCGCGGCCAATCTCAACGCCCCGGACCAAACCGTCATCTCCGGCGATCCGGGCGCGGTCGACCGGGCCGGCACCGCCTGCAAAGCGGCCGGGGCAAAGCGGGTCCTCCCGCTCAAGGTCAGTGGCGCCTTCCACTCGCCGTTGATGGCCCCGGCGGTTCCGGGCCTGGCCGCCGCGCTGGCGGCCGTGCCGTTTGCCGACCCTGCCTTCCCCATCATGGCCAATGCCAGCGCCGCCGCAGTCACTACAGCCGCGCTGGCCAAACGCCGGCTCGAGGAGCAACTCACCGCCCCCGTGCGGTGGATCGAGTGCGTTCGCGCGCTCGCGGCTCTGGCCCCGGTGGTTCGATTCGTTGAGATCGGTCCCGGCAAGGTCCTCGGCGGATTGGTCAAGCGGATCGTCGATGACGCCGAGTATGTCGGTTTGGGGACGGCCGACGAGGTCGAGGCGTTCCTCCGATGA
- a CDS encoding acyl carrier protein, giving the protein MSDMVEKVKDIIAEELGVEREKLTDGASFMEDLGADSLDTVELVMAFEKEFDIDIPDEEAEKLKTVGEALTYLQEKMGSK; this is encoded by the coding sequence ATGAGCGACATGGTCGAGAAGGTGAAAGACATCATTGCCGAAGAACTCGGCGTCGAACGGGAGAAGCTCACCGACGGGGCGAGCTTCATGGAAGATCTTGGGGCCGATTCGCTCGACACGGTCGAGCTGGTCATGGCGTTCGAGAAAGAATTCGACATCGACATCCCGGACGAGGAGGCTGAAAAGCTCAAGACCGTCGGCGAGGCGTTGACGTATCTCCAGGAGAAGATGGGGAGCAAGTAA
- a CDS encoding 50S ribosomal protein L32, whose translation MAVPKRKTSKSRKRMRRSHHSAAGMKLQNCPRCSSPRLPHRICESCGYYAGKKRLEVED comes from the coding sequence ATGGCCGTACCCAAGAGAAAAACCTCGAAATCGAGGAAGCGGATGCGCCGGAGTCATCATTCGGCCGCCGGCATGAAGCTGCAGAACTGCCCCCGGTGTAGCTCGCCCCGGCTCCCGCATCGGATTTGCGAATCGTGCGGGTACTACGCCGGCAAGAAGCGTCTCGAGGTCGAGGACTGA
- a CDS encoding ketoacyl-ACP synthase III translates to MRKPIARIAGIGAAAPSTVITNADLEKTLDTSNDWIVERTGIRERRVLQPNEALSDLFVSASREALAAAGLEMAAIDTIICGTCTPDRRLPSAACDVQAKLGGGTAAAFDVVAACPGWLYSLTVAEGLIASGASQRVLAMGGDRLSSIVDWQDRNTAVLFGDGAGAAVLVPSVDNRGILSTSLGADGTLADLLYIPAGGSTEPPTEAIIRDRRLFVKMAGREVFKVAVRRMAQACHQALGKAGLRPQDIDLLVPHQANLRIINSTAGEVGVPIEKVVINIDRYGNTSAGTIPLALVEAEQSGRLKPGMVVLLVSFGAGFTWGAVVVRW, encoded by the coding sequence ATGCGAAAACCCATCGCCAGGATTGCCGGCATTGGGGCGGCGGCCCCGTCGACGGTCATCACCAATGCCGACCTCGAGAAGACCCTCGACACCTCCAACGACTGGATCGTCGAGCGGACCGGAATTCGCGAGCGCCGGGTGCTGCAGCCGAACGAGGCCCTGTCCGACCTCTTCGTGTCGGCCTCCCGGGAGGCCCTCGCCGCGGCGGGCCTCGAGATGGCCGCCATCGACACCATCATCTGCGGCACCTGTACGCCCGACCGGCGCCTGCCGTCGGCCGCCTGCGATGTCCAAGCCAAGCTGGGCGGCGGGACCGCGGCCGCGTTTGATGTCGTCGCAGCGTGTCCGGGGTGGCTCTACTCGTTGACCGTGGCCGAAGGATTGATTGCCAGTGGGGCGAGCCAACGGGTCCTCGCCATGGGCGGCGACCGGTTGTCGTCAATCGTCGATTGGCAGGACCGCAACACCGCCGTGCTGTTCGGCGACGGCGCGGGGGCCGCGGTTCTGGTTCCCTCCGTCGACAACCGGGGCATCCTCTCCACTTCGTTAGGTGCCGACGGCACCCTGGCCGATCTGCTGTACATCCCCGCCGGAGGTTCAACCGAGCCGCCGACCGAGGCCATCATTCGGGACCGGCGGCTCTTCGTCAAGATGGCGGGCCGGGAAGTCTTCAAAGTGGCGGTCCGCCGGATGGCGCAGGCCTGCCACCAAGCGCTCGGCAAGGCCGGGCTCCGGCCCCAGGATATCGACCTCCTCGTCCCCCACCAGGCCAATCTCCGGATCATCAACTCGACCGCCGGCGAGGTGGGGGTCCCGATCGAGAAGGTCGTCATCAACATCGATCGGTACGGGAATACCTCCGCCGGGACGATTCCGCTGGCCTTGGTCGAGGCCGAGCAGAGTGGCCGCCTCAAGCCTGGGATGGTGGTGCTGCTGGTCAGCTTCGGCGCCGGTTTCACCTGGGGAGCCGTGGTGGTTCGATGGTAA
- a CDS encoding nucleoside-diphosphate kinase gives MAGRLTLGIVKPDAVAKANTGNIIAHLERAGWKVRAGKLARLSRVEAEAFYDVHRGRPFYQELVDFMTSGPCFPMALEHDDAVKAFRTAIGATDPAEAAPGTIRKLFAESKGRNAVHGSDSDENAAREIGFFFTEAERANLWG, from the coding sequence ATGGCTGGCCGATTGACCCTAGGAATTGTTAAGCCCGACGCGGTTGCCAAAGCCAACACCGGCAATATCATCGCCCATCTCGAACGGGCCGGTTGGAAGGTCCGGGCCGGGAAGCTGGCGCGGCTCTCCCGAGTCGAGGCGGAGGCGTTCTACGACGTGCACCGGGGCCGACCGTTCTACCAGGAGCTGGTCGACTTCATGACCAGCGGGCCGTGTTTTCCGATGGCGCTCGAGCATGACGACGCCGTCAAGGCCTTCCGGACGGCCATTGGCGCCACTGACCCCGCCGAAGCGGCCCCCGGCACCATCCGGAAGCTCTTCGCTGAATCCAAGGGGAGGAACGCGGTCCACGGCTCGGACAGCGACGAGAATGCGGCGCGCGAAATCGGGTTCTTCTTTACCGAGGCGGAGCGGGCCAATCTCTGGGGCTGA
- a CDS encoding DUF177 domain-containing protein gives MLRVDIREIHRGPVETSGTVPAADALFEGLGVSLAGPLAIAGTLEITGRGDYVWHGRFAGRAQTNCRRCLKDLEVPVESAVAAVFSADPDLQDDPSVYPLTEPVAHVDVTAAVREELALAFSKYPLCREDCAGLCPKCGEDLNQGPCTCNEPK, from the coding sequence ATGCTCCGGGTTGATATTCGAGAGATCCATCGGGGACCGGTCGAGACCAGCGGAACGGTCCCGGCCGCCGACGCCCTGTTCGAAGGGCTGGGTGTTTCATTGGCCGGGCCGCTTGCTATCGCGGGCACTCTCGAGATCACCGGTCGGGGCGACTATGTGTGGCACGGGCGCTTTGCCGGACGGGCCCAGACCAATTGCCGTCGTTGCCTGAAGGACCTCGAGGTGCCGGTCGAGTCGGCCGTGGCTGCGGTCTTTTCCGCCGACCCCGATCTCCAGGACGACCCCAGCGTGTATCCGCTCACCGAGCCGGTCGCCCATGTCGACGTGACGGCGGCGGTCCGCGAAGAGTTGGCGTTGGCGTTTTCGAAGTACCCGCTCTGCCGCGAGGACTGCGCGGGCTTGTGCCCCAAGTGTGGCGAAGATTTGAACCAGGGTCCGTGCACCTGCAACGAACCCAAGTAA
- the mqnE gene encoding aminofutalosine synthase MqnE has product MFAAPDPARFKDPALRPIADKVFAGRRLDPADGIALYQTHDILSLGALAEWANYQKNGDRVFFSANQHLNPTNVCILRNTCVFCSFARMPKEEGSYTRSLEEVYHEAEAASGGVTREFHIVGGLHPKLPLSYYADMFRGLKERHPHVHIKALTAVEIAHLARIEKTTVADVLIRLREAGLDTMPGGGAEVFSTAVRATIAERKLTGDEWITVHRTAHGLGIRTNCTMLYGHVETAADRIEHLTMLRDLQGETGGFLTYIPLAYHPDNNELGTEMGRAGSATTGYEDLKNIAVGRLYFDNIDHIKTHWPMVTPFMSQVVLQFGCDDLEGTVVFERVYHEAGAQTQMLMPYRALVDMIQGVGKRPVERDALYQPVRTDFAEAA; this is encoded by the coding sequence ATGTTTGCCGCGCCCGATCCGGCCCGCTTTAAAGACCCAGCGCTGCGGCCCATCGCTGACAAGGTGTTCGCCGGCCGCCGGCTTGATCCCGCCGATGGGATCGCCCTGTACCAGACCCATGACATCTTGAGTTTGGGGGCGCTGGCCGAGTGGGCCAACTACCAGAAGAACGGCGATCGGGTGTTCTTCTCGGCCAATCAGCACCTCAACCCGACCAACGTCTGTATCCTCCGGAACACCTGCGTGTTTTGTTCCTTCGCCCGGATGCCGAAAGAGGAAGGGAGCTACACCCGGAGCCTCGAAGAGGTCTACCACGAAGCCGAGGCGGCCAGCGGGGGCGTGACCCGCGAGTTCCATATCGTTGGCGGACTCCATCCCAAGCTGCCCCTGAGTTACTACGCCGATATGTTCCGCGGCCTCAAGGAGCGCCATCCGCACGTGCACATCAAGGCGCTCACGGCGGTCGAGATTGCCCACTTGGCCCGGATCGAAAAGACGACCGTGGCGGACGTCCTGATCCGGCTCCGGGAAGCCGGCCTCGACACCATGCCGGGTGGTGGCGCCGAAGTATTCAGCACCGCGGTCCGGGCCACCATCGCCGAGCGAAAGCTCACTGGCGACGAGTGGATCACGGTACACCGGACGGCCCACGGGCTCGGCATTCGGACCAATTGCACCATGCTCTATGGCCACGTCGAGACCGCCGCCGATCGGATCGAGCACCTGACGATGCTCCGGGATCTCCAGGGCGAGACCGGCGGTTTCCTGACCTACATCCCGCTGGCCTACCACCCCGACAACAATGAACTCGGCACCGAAATGGGCCGGGCGGGGTCCGCCACGACCGGCTATGAAGATCTCAAGAACATCGCCGTCGGGCGGCTCTACTTCGACAACATCGACCACATCAAGACCCACTGGCCGATGGTGACACCGTTCATGTCCCAGGTCGTCCTTCAGTTCGGATGTGACGATCTCGAGGGCACCGTGGTCTTCGAGCGCGTCTACCACGAGGCCGGCGCCCAAACCCAGATGCTGATGCCGTACCGCGCCTTAGTCGACATGATTCAAGGCGTCGGCAAACGACCGGTCGAACGCGACGCACTCTATCAACCGGTCCGGACCGACTTCGCCGAGGCCGCGTAG
- the fabF gene encoding beta-ketoacyl-[acyl-carrier-protein] synthase II has product MKPARVVVTGLGALTPVGLTMDDTWTNLLAGKSGAGPITKFDPSRLQVRFACEVKGFDPLVYIDRKEARRYDLFLQLALGTAHQAITQAGLEGKFPDPLRTGVIIGSGIGGMMTFEEQCRAYIEKGPDRVSPFFVPMFIPDIAAGMVSIRYGLKGPNFCTVSACASSAHAIGEAYDLIKHGKAVCIVAGGAEAAITGLAIAGFQNMKALSTRNEAPELASRPFDQGRDGFVLGDGSASVVLESLEHAMSRGATILGEVVGYGMSGDAHHMTAPAPDGEGAQRAMRDCLADGGIDPSMVGYVNAHGTSTPLGDVAETTAVKTVFGDHASKLVFGSTKSMTGHLLGAAGALEFAVSLKVATTGKVPPTINQVTPDPNCDLFSAPNVLIDREVDVAISNSFGFGGHNVTLAVRRFHP; this is encoded by the coding sequence GTGAAGCCAGCACGCGTCGTGGTGACCGGGCTGGGGGCATTGACCCCAGTCGGTCTGACGATGGACGACACCTGGACCAATTTGCTGGCCGGAAAATCCGGGGCCGGGCCGATCACCAAGTTCGATCCGAGCCGGCTCCAGGTCCGGTTTGCCTGCGAAGTCAAAGGGTTTGATCCGCTCGTCTACATCGATCGGAAAGAAGCCCGCCGGTACGATTTGTTCCTCCAGTTGGCCCTCGGAACCGCCCATCAGGCCATTACCCAGGCCGGGCTGGAGGGCAAGTTCCCCGACCCGCTGCGAACCGGCGTCATCATCGGGAGCGGGATCGGCGGGATGATGACGTTCGAAGAGCAGTGCCGGGCGTATATCGAGAAAGGGCCGGATCGGGTCTCCCCCTTCTTCGTCCCAATGTTCATTCCCGACATCGCCGCCGGCATGGTGTCGATCCGCTACGGCCTCAAAGGGCCAAACTTCTGCACGGTGTCGGCCTGCGCCTCGTCGGCGCATGCCATCGGCGAAGCCTACGACCTGATTAAACACGGCAAGGCCGTGTGCATCGTCGCCGGCGGCGCCGAAGCGGCAATCACCGGGTTGGCCATTGCCGGATTCCAGAACATGAAGGCGCTCTCCACCAGGAACGAGGCGCCCGAATTGGCCAGCCGGCCCTTCGACCAAGGCCGCGACGGCTTCGTTCTCGGCGACGGCAGTGCCTCGGTCGTCCTGGAAAGCCTCGAGCACGCCATGTCGCGCGGCGCCACGATCCTTGGTGAGGTCGTCGGGTACGGCATGAGCGGCGATGCGCATCACATGACCGCCCCCGCCCCCGACGGCGAAGGGGCCCAGCGGGCCATGCGAGACTGTCTGGCCGATGGCGGGATTGACCCCTCCATGGTTGGGTACGTCAATGCCCACGGCACCTCCACGCCGTTGGGCGACGTCGCCGAGACCACGGCCGTCAAGACCGTCTTTGGCGACCATGCCTCCAAACTGGTGTTCGGGTCGACCAAATCGATGACCGGCCACCTGTTGGGCGCGGCCGGGGCGCTCGAGTTTGCCGTCTCGCTGAAGGTGGCAACCACCGGCAAAGTCCCGCCGACGATCAACCAGGTCACCCCCGACCCAAACTGCGACCTGTTTTCGGCCCCGAACGTCCTGATCGACCGCGAGGTCGATGTCGCCATTTCCAATTCCTTCGGCTTCGGCGGTCACAACGTGACGTTGGCGGTCCGGCGATTCCATCCCTGA
- the plsX gene encoding phosphate acyltransferase PlsX: MGGDWAPTTEVEGAILALKELPPGFTIQFVGQTALVEAEIAKHSGFDASRISVVEAPEVIGPGERPLEAVRRKQKSSIVVGLGLEASGQADVFVSAGNTGAMLAASTMLLGLHPGVERATVGALLPTADGPVLMLDAGANLDCSPRELLGFAYLGTIYMRDIQRRPSPTIGLLNVGEEEGKGNAIVKEAHLLLKQAPGINYAGNIEGRDILGEHHRIGRVDVVVCDGFVGNVVLKFYESVLGLVRLLATREGIWEQPSTRKAFRMLDYSQYGGSPLLGVKGNPIICHGSSNADAIKNAIRVAVQAVESELSQHIGTEFASHAPSAEPA, translated from the coding sequence ATGGGAGGCGATTGGGCGCCCACGACCGAGGTCGAGGGCGCAATTTTGGCGCTGAAGGAACTCCCACCCGGTTTTACCATTCAATTCGTCGGCCAAACCGCGCTGGTTGAGGCCGAGATCGCGAAACACTCGGGCTTCGACGCCAGCCGAATCTCCGTCGTCGAGGCGCCCGAAGTCATTGGCCCGGGCGAGCGGCCGCTCGAAGCCGTCCGCCGCAAGCAAAAAAGCAGCATCGTCGTCGGCCTGGGGCTCGAGGCCAGTGGCCAGGCCGACGTCTTCGTCTCCGCCGGCAACACCGGGGCCATGCTCGCGGCCTCGACCATGCTCCTTGGCCTCCATCCGGGGGTCGAACGGGCCACCGTCGGAGCCCTCCTGCCCACCGCCGACGGACCCGTCTTGATGTTGGACGCCGGAGCCAACCTCGACTGTTCGCCCCGGGAACTGCTCGGCTTTGCCTACCTCGGCACGATCTACATGCGGGACATTCAGCGCCGTCCCAGCCCGACCATCGGGCTGCTCAACGTCGGTGAGGAAGAGGGCAAGGGCAATGCCATCGTCAAGGAAGCCCACTTGTTGCTGAAGCAGGCCCCGGGCATCAACTACGCCGGCAACATCGAGGGCCGGGACATCCTGGGCGAGCATCACCGGATCGGCCGCGTCGATGTCGTGGTGTGTGATGGCTTCGTCGGCAATGTCGTCCTTAAGTTCTACGAATCGGTTCTGGGCCTGGTCCGCCTGTTGGCCACCCGGGAAGGCATCTGGGAGCAGCCCTCGACCCGGAAAGCGTTCCGGATGCTCGACTACTCCCAATACGGCGGATCACCGCTCCTCGGGGTCAAGGGCAATCCTATTATCTGTCATGGCAGTTCGAACGCCGACGCCATCAAGAACGCCATCCGGGTTGCGGTTCAGGCGGTCGAGAGCGAACTGTCGCAGCATATCGGCACCGAGTTCGCGTCCCACGCCCCGTCGGCAGAACCAGCGTAG